One genomic segment of Hevea brasiliensis isolate MT/VB/25A 57/8 chromosome 3, ASM3005281v1, whole genome shotgun sequence includes these proteins:
- the LOC110633723 gene encoding uncharacterized protein LOC110633723 isoform X3 — protein sequence MESSADIVNVNSCSGNGNSSTRLPLSEVVSDCVKRWFKDTLKEAKAGDINMQVLVGQMYYSGYGIPRDAQKGRIWMTRASRIRSSVWKVSDKHPGYNASDSDSDELKGDS from the exons ATGGAAAGCAGCGCCGATATAGTAAACGTCAACAGCTGTAGTGGCAACGGCAACAGCAGCACGCGCCTGCCTCTATCAGAGGTTGTGTCGGATTGCGTGAAGAGGTGGTTCAAAGACACCCTCAAAGAAGCCAAGGCTGGGGATATCAACATGCAGGTTTTGGTTGGTCAAATGTATTATAGCGGATATGGAATACCTAGAGATGCTCAAAAG GGAAGAATTTGGATGACAAGAGCATCAAGGATTCGGTCTTCAGTTTGGAAAGTTAGCGATAAGCATCCAG gTTATAATGCAAGTGATTCAGACTCAGATGAATTGAAGGGTGATTCTTAA
- the LOC110633723 gene encoding uncharacterized protein LOC110633723 isoform X1 — protein sequence MGKSLAASTRIHNLAKHLKPSKHAKPTSRTQRPGGDKSKKMESSADIVNVNSCSGNGNSSTRLPLSEVVSDCVKRWFKDTLKEAKAGDINMQVLVGQMYYSGYGIPRDAQKGRIWMTRASRIRSSVWKVSDKHPGYNASDSDSDELKGDS from the exons ATGGGAAAATCGCTTGCCGCTTCGACCAGGATTCACAATCTTGCGAAGCATCTAAAACCCTCAAAACACGCAAAACCCACATCCCGAACTCAGCGCCCAGGCGGAGACAAGTCGAAGAAGATGGAAAGCAGCGCCGATATAGTAAACGTCAACAGCTGTAGTGGCAACGGCAACAGCAGCACGCGCCTGCCTCTATCAGAGGTTGTGTCGGATTGCGTGAAGAGGTGGTTCAAAGACACCCTCAAAGAAGCCAAGGCTGGGGATATCAACATGCAGGTTTTGGTTGGTCAAATGTATTATAGCGGATATGGAATACCTAGAGATGCTCAAAAG GGAAGAATTTGGATGACAAGAGCATCAAGGATTCGGTCTTCAGTTTGGAAAGTTAGCGATAAGCATCCAG gTTATAATGCAAGTGATTCAGACTCAGATGAATTGAAGGGTGATTCTTAA
- the LOC110633721 gene encoding putative pentatricopeptide repeat-containing protein At3g08820, with protein MTIFASPTSLSLSKALDLKKRLLQGCDSLKQLQHVHAVLLRLGLDQDNYLLNMILRFSFDFGDTSYTRFLFNQIKQPNIFLWNTMIRGLVSNDCFTESIEFYHSMRREGFLPNNFTFPFVLKACARLSHFQLGIILHAFVVKVGFDSDVFINTSLVSLYVKCGYLEHAFRVFDDIPDKNIVSWTAIISGYIGVGKCREAIDMFRRLLEMGLRPDSFTLVRVLSACVQIGDTESGDWIDRYITGIGMARNMFVATSLVDLYAKYGNMEKARFMFDRMAEKDIVSWSSMIQGYASNGLPKEALDLFFKMLNEGLKPDRYSMVGFLCACARLGALELGDWGSNLMDRNEFLANPVLGTALIDMYAKCGSVAKAWEVFRGVKEKDRVVWNAAISGLAMNGHVKTAFGLFSKLEKFGIQPDGNTFVGLLCGCTHAGLVDDGRQFFNSMGRVYPFAPTIEHYGCMVDLLGRAGLLDEAHHLIKSMPMKANAIVWGALLGGCRLHRDTQLAEHVLKQLIALEPWNSGNYVLLSNIYSSSHKWDDAAKIRLIMNDKGIQKIPGCSWIEVDGIVHEFLIGDKSHPLSESIYAKLGELDKDLKAAGYVPKTDNVLFDIEEEEKEHFLGCHSEKLAIAFGLISTDPKHTIRVVKNLRVCGDCHEAIKLISRISGREIIVRDNNRFHYFSEGSCSCKDYW; from the coding sequence ATGACCATCTTCGCGAGCCCAACGTCTCTTTCGTTGAGCAAGGCTTTAGACCTCAAGAAACGTCTCCTTCAAGGTTGTGATTCCCTCAAACAGCTCCAGCATGTCCACGCAGTACTTCTCCGCCTCGGCCTCGACCAGGACAACTATCTCCTGAACATGATCTTGCGCTTCAGCTTTGATTTTGGTGATACATCCTACACTCGCTTtctctttaaccaaatcaaacaaCCCAATATTTTCCTCTGGAATACCATGATTCGTGGCTTAGTTTCTAATGATTGCTTTACAGAGTCTATAGAGTTTTACCATTCAATGAGGAGAGAAGGATTTTTACCTAATAATTTCACTTTCCCCTTCGTCCTAAAGGCATGCGCGAGGCTTTCCCATTTTCAGTTGGGAATAATTTTGCATGCGTTTGTGGTTAAAGTGGGTTTTGATTCCGATGTGTTTATTAATACCAGTTTAGTTAGTTTGTATGTTAAGTGCGGGTATTTAGAACATGCCTTTAGGGTATTTGATGATATTCCTGACAAAAATATTGTGTCGTGGACTGCGATAATAAGTGGATACATAGGTGTAGGCAAATGTAGGGAGGCCATTGATATGTTTCGTAGGTTGTTGGAGATGGGTTTGAGGCCAGACAGTTTCACTCTTGTCCGGGTCCTGTCTGCCTGCGTTCAAATTGGGGACACAGAAAGTGGAGATTGGATAGATAGATATATAACGGGGATTGGCATGGCAAGGAACATGTTTGTCGCTACTTCTTTGGTGGATTTGTATGCCAAGTATGGAAATATGGAAAAAGCGCGTTTTATGTTTGATAGGATGGCAGAGAAGGATATTGTTTCGTGGAGTTCCATGATTCAGGGTTATGCTTCCAATGGGCTGCCTAAAGAAGCCCTGGACCTCTTTTTTAAGATGTTGAATGAGGGTTTGAAACCTGATCGCTATTCGATGGTTGGATTTCTCTGTGCTTGTGCAAGGTTAGGAGCACTAGAATTAGGGGACTGGGGTAGCAATTTGATGGATAGAAATGAGTTCTTGGCTAATCCAGTGTTGGGTACTGCATTGATTGACATGTATGCAAAATGTGGGAGTGTCGCTAAGGCCTGGGAAGTTTTTAGAGGAGTTAAGGAGAAAGATAGAGTAGTTTGGAATGCAGCTATATCAGGTCTTGCCATGAATGGGCATGTGAAAACTGCATTTGGGCTTTTCAGCAAACTGGAGAAGTTTGGAATTCAACCAGATGGGAACACTTTTGTAGGCTTACTCTGTGGCTGTACTCATGCTGGTTTAGTTGATGATGGTCGCCAATTTTTCAATAGCATGGGTCGTGTTTATCCCTTTGCTCCAACAATTGAGCATTATGGATGCATGGTGGATCTTCTTGGTCGCGCAGGTTTATTAGATGAAGCCCATCACCTGATTAAAAGTATGCCAATGAAGGCCAATGCCATTGTCTGGGGAGCCTTGCTGGGTGGATGTAGGTTGCATCGAGACACCCAGTTGGCAGAACATGTATTGAAACAGCTCATAGCATTGGAACCATGGAACTCAGGAAATTATGTTCTCCTGTCAAATATATATTCTTCAAGTCATAAATGGGATGATGCAGCAAAAATTAGGTTGATCATGAATGATAAAGGGATTCAGAAAATACCTGGATGCAGCTGGATAGAAGTCGATGGAATTGTTCATGAATTCCTCATCGGTGATAAGTCCCATCCCTTATCAGAGAGTATATATGCAAAACTTGGTGAATTGGATAAGGATCTAAAAGCAGCCGGCTATGTACCCAAAACAGATAATGTACTGTTTGATATAGAAGAGGAGGAGAAAGAACATTTCCTTGGTTGTCACAGTGAGAAGCTGGCTATAGCTTTTGGTCTGATAAGCACAGATCCAAAACACACGATTCGAGTTGTAAAAAACCTTCGCGTTTGCGGTGATTGTCATGAGGCCATAAAGCTGATTTCTAGAATTTCAGGTAGAGAGATAATTGTGAGGGATAATAATCGGTTTCATTATTTCTCTGAAGGTTCGTGCTCATGCAAGGATTACTGGTAA
- the LOC110633723 gene encoding uncharacterized protein LOC110633723 isoform X2, which yields MIHNLAKHLKPSKHAKPTSRTQRPGGDKSKKMESSADIVNVNSCSGNGNSSTRLPLSEVVSDCVKRWFKDTLKEAKAGDINMQVLVGQMYYSGYGIPRDAQKGRIWMTRASRIRSSVWKVSDKHPGYNASDSDSDELKGDS from the exons AT GATTCACAATCTTGCGAAGCATCTAAAACCCTCAAAACACGCAAAACCCACATCCCGAACTCAGCGCCCAGGCGGAGACAAGTCGAAGAAGATGGAAAGCAGCGCCGATATAGTAAACGTCAACAGCTGTAGTGGCAACGGCAACAGCAGCACGCGCCTGCCTCTATCAGAGGTTGTGTCGGATTGCGTGAAGAGGTGGTTCAAAGACACCCTCAAAGAAGCCAAGGCTGGGGATATCAACATGCAGGTTTTGGTTGGTCAAATGTATTATAGCGGATATGGAATACCTAGAGATGCTCAAAAG GGAAGAATTTGGATGACAAGAGCATCAAGGATTCGGTCTTCAGTTTGGAAAGTTAGCGATAAGCATCCAG gTTATAATGCAAGTGATTCAGACTCAGATGAATTGAAGGGTGATTCTTAA